The genomic region GATGTGGCCCGCCGAGGATGCCATCGGGAAACGCGTGCGATTGCCGGCGGCACGCGAGACCGACATCGTCGGTGGCAATGGCTGGCGCACTGTCATCGGCGTGGCGCGCGACGCGCGCTTGCGCAACGTGCGCAAGACCACACCGATCGTCTACTTCCCGATCGGTCAAGGCTATTGGCAAGGGTCTTTCGCCGTTCGCAGCCCCTTGCCGCTCGCGACGTTGCTTCCGGCGCTGCGCGCCACCACGCGCGATGCCGATCCCGGGCTCACTTTATGGAACGCTCGAACGATGGGCGAGCTGCTCGATCGTCCACTCGCCGAGCCGCGCGTCAGTGCCCTCTTGATGTCGACCTTTGGGCTCGCCGCGCTGCTGCTCGCCTCGATCGGCCTCTATGGCGTGATGTCATCGCTGGTGCGGGACCAGACGCGCGAGATCGGCATCCGTCTCGCGCTCGGCGCGACCACGTCGGTGGTGCGGCGCGCCGTCCTGGCGCGCGCCGCGATTGTCACCGCGAGCGGCGCGGCGATCGGACTCGTCGTCGCGCTGGCCACGTCGCATCTGCTCGGCGCGCTCCTCTATGGCGTCAGCGCCACGGATCCACTATCGCTCGGCGTCGCGTGCGCGGTGCTATTGGGCGTCGGTGGCGTCGCCGCGTATCTCCCGGCGCGCCGCGCGACCAAGATCGATCCGGCCCGGGCGCTCCGTGAGGGCGACTGACCATTGCTCGACCCAGCGGCAAAGCTGCGAGGTCGGTCTCTAGTGGAGCATGCGACCGCCACGCACAGCCTGCTCCTCGCGACTAGATCCTAAAGGCCCCGCCGGACAGGAACGGCGCGCTCTCACTGGAGTCCAGCTCCACAGCCAAGTCTGCGTCCTCTGCCCAACCGCGTTCGATGAGCTCGCGGCCCGATGCGCAACCACGGATCATGTCGGGCACCCCCGCGCGCGCGGCTTCGAATGCCGTTCGGGCCGCCACGCTTTCGGGTGAGAGGTCGGTCGTGTCCAGATGCGAGAGGATTGCGCCTGCACCAAGCCAATCCTCGAGCGACGGTCGCAACGTGCCATCGGGCCATTTTCACTACCCGCGTTCCGTCAGTCCCGCGGTGCCAACATGGCCGCAAGATCTTTGCGGGAGCGCAGGCTCATGATCGCCGGCTCCTGGTGGAACCATGCCGGCCACGCGCCTTCGTCGAGCGCGTCCCGCACACGCGCGACCGCGTCGTCGGGGCGGCCGAGCAGTGCGGCGAGGCGCGCGCGGTAGACGCTGGCGCTCCAATTGACGCGTGACACCGGCTGCGCGGCGAGCCAGCGGTCGAGCGAGTCCGCGAGCGCGGTGTCGCCGCGTTCGGCTGCCAGCCCGGCGAGCTGCCCGCGAAAATCGACGTTGGCCGAGTCTTCCGCGGCGAGCCCTCGCACGATCTGCTCGG from Gemmatimonadaceae bacterium harbors:
- a CDS encoding FtsX-like permease family protein; translation: MWPAEDAIGKRVRLPAARETDIVGGNGWRTVIGVARDARLRNVRKTTPIVYFPIGQGYWQGSFAVRSPLPLATLLPALRATTRDADPGLTLWNARTMGELLDRPLAEPRVSALLMSTFGLAALLLASIGLYGVMSSLVRDQTREIGIRLALGATTSVVRRAVLARAAIVTASGAAIGLVVALATSHLLGALLYGVSATDPLSLGVACAVLLGVGGVAAYLPARRATKIDPARALREGD